A stretch of Castanea sativa cultivar Marrone di Chiusa Pesio chromosome 2, ASM4071231v1 DNA encodes these proteins:
- the LOC142624292 gene encoding peroxidase 24-like — translation MNAKLSSFLISIVVFGSLLGVCHGGELRKHFYKDSCPLAEDIVKEIIWKRVASNSTLPAKFLRMHFHDCFVRGCDASVLLDSTANNQAEKEATPNLSLGGFDVIDEVKTELEKTCPGVVSCADIVALATRDSVSYQFQRPIWEVLTGRRDGSISRISDAFRNIPSPFFNFSSLKQSFANKSLTVHDLVVLSGGHTIGVGHCNFFSQRLYNFTAGKNDADPSLNSTYAAFLKTQCKSLSNNITIVPMDPGSPLSFDNSYFKNLKLNQGLFQSDAALLTNKEATNTVNELLDSQDFFTEFGQSMKRMGAIDVLTGSLGEIRQKCNVVNS, via the exons atgaaTGCTAAATTGAGTTCCTTCTTGATCTCTATAGTAGTCTTTGGATCACTTCTAGGAGTTTGTCATGGAGGGGAGTTgagaaaacatttttacaagGATAGTTGTCCCTTGGCTGAGGACATTGTGAAGGAAATCATTTGGAAACGTGTGGCAAGCAATTCAACTTTGCCTGCCAAGTTTCTGAGGATGCATTTTCATGATTGTTTTGTCAGG GGTTGCGATGCCTCTGTATTGCTAGACTCTACAGCAAATAACCAGGCTGAGAAGGAGGCAACTCCAAACTTGTCTCTGGGAGGATTCGATGTAATAGATGAGGTGAAAACAGAATTAGAGAAGACTTGTCCTGGAGTAGTTTCTTGTGCAGATATCGTTGCTTTGGCTACTAGAGACTCGGTTTCCTACCAA TTTCAGAGGCCAATCTGGGAAGTACTTACCGGTAGGAGGGATGGAAGCATATCGCGTATTTCAGATGCCTTCAGAAACATCCCATCACCATTCTTCAATTTCAGCAGCCTAAAACAATCTTTTGCCAACAAAAGCCTCACAGTTCATGATCTTGTTGTTTTATCAG GTGGACATACAATTGGTGTTGGGCATTGCAATTTCTTCAGCCAAAGGCTATACAATTTCACAGCAGGAAAAAATGATGCAGATCCTTCTCTTAACTCGACCTATGCTGCTTTCTTGAAAACCCAATGCAAAAGCCTCTCAAACAACATAACTATCGTACCAATGGATCCTGGAAGCCCCCTATCTTTTGACAACAGCTACTTCAAGAACTTGAAGTTGAATCAAGGTCTTTTCCAATCTGATGCTGCACTTTTAACCAACAAAGAAGCTACCAATACTGTCAATGAGTTGCTTGACTCTCAAGATTTTTTCACGGAGTTTGGTCAATCGATGAAGAGGATGGGAGCCATTGATGTGCTTACAGGAAGTTTGGGAGAGATTAGGCAGAAGTGTAATGTGGTTAATTCTTGA